TGGCCACCACCGCGGCCTCGGGGAATCCCGCCGCCGTCGTGATGATGAAGTCGTTCGGGTTCGGTGCGCTGCCCGGCGGCGGCCCGGTGACTTCCCATCCGCCCGTGTCGCCGTTCTCGAACGACGTCGTGCCCTGGCCGGTCGACACCACGATGTCGTCGACGAAGACGCCGAGCCCCTGGGTGGCCCAGTCGCTGACGTAGCTGATGGAGACCTCGACCTGCCCCTGCGCCTGGTAGGCCGAGAGGTCGACGTTCCACTGCTGCCAGCCGCCCGAATTGCCCGAGGCGGCGTTCCAGGTGCCCGTCGTGCCGCTCGACTCGCAGGCCGTGTCATCGATGACCGTCTGGTAGTGGTCGAGCTGCGGGTGCAGCTCGCGCCAGCCGGCCGGGCAGCTCTCGCCCGTGCTGGTGGTCGTGTGCTCGCTCGGCAGGGTCGTCCAGTCGTCCTGGCCCGGCGTGCGTGCCTCGACGATCAGGTGATCCCAGTCGGCCTCCGTGTCGTACGACGTCCAGAACGACAGGCTCGCGCCGCCGGCCGGGACGTCGATCGTGCGCGTCAGCCGCTTGTAGGACACGTCGGCGATCTGCGAGTACGCGTAGGCGTCGCCGGTGTGCGGCTCGAACGGGCCGCCCTCGCGATCCCATCGCGCCGAGACCCAGCTCTCGAACTGCGGATAGGTCGCCGGGTCCAGGATGCCGCTCGTCGTGATGAACGAGTTGCTGTGGTCCTGGTTCGCGGCGCTGTCGGCGCCGTTGAAGCCCCAGTCGAGTCCCGTGAACGGCGTGTCCACGCCGAGCACGTCGAGGAGTCCCTCATCGGCGTTGCCCGCGCTGTCGACGGCGAGGTACGCGCCGAGCCAGTACTGCAGCGTGTCATTCGTGTGGTCGCTCGACGGCGAGCCCCCGAGCAGCCGACAGCGCACGAGCACCTCGTCGCTCGCGGTGCACTGCTCATCGGCCGCCGTGGGGTCGTAGAGCTGCTCGGTGTTCGACGAGAACTGGGTCCCGGCGTACTGACCGGTGTAGAGCACCTTGCCGCCCTCGTTCAGGAAGTCGCGGACCTCGAGGATCTGGTCCATCGCGGCGCGGGTGGCGTTCCCGCCGGCCCATCCGGCCGTGCGGGTGATGACGTCGTCGCCGGTGTACCAGATCACGGCGTCGTAGTGCGAGAGGACGCCCAGGTTGTCCGAGGCGATCCGCCCGCGGGCGTCGACGTCGTAGACGTCGTACCCGACCCCGTCGGCCGCGAGCGCGTCCTCGTAGTACGAGAGGTACTTCGGGGCGGTCACGCCCTGCACGGGCGAGGCGCCCGTGTAGTCCTCGTTCGCGACGATCAGCACGTCGTCGGTCGACTCCTCGACCGCCTGGTAGGTGAACGACTCGCTCGTCTCGCCGCCGCCCTCGAACCAGACCTCGACGCTGTCGCCGGGCTGGGTGCCCGTGACGACACCGCTCACCACGTGGTAGTAGACGTCGGTCCTGCCGCCGTAGCGGTCGCCGCCGTTCCACTCCTCGGTGCCCGCGCTGACGGCTGGTGCACCGTTGATGGAGTACTTCACGGTCACGTCGCCGAGGCTGCGCTTCGCGATGACGCGCACCTCCTGCGGGTCGCCGTACGAGTAGTCGAAGGTGTAGTTCGCCAGCGGCAGCCCGTACTTGTAGGTGTCGTCGCTCTTCAGGTAGAAGGGCTTCGTGTCGATGCCGAGGTGCGACACCGGGTCGTCGGGGTCGGCCGCGGACTTGGCCACGTCGAGTGCGAACGGCAGCGCACGCTCGAACTCCGCCTGCACCTGCGCCTCGTCGTCGGGGAAGACGAAGCCGCCTTCCTCATCGCCCTGGCCCAGCTCGGGGGTCCAGGCGAGCGTGCCGTCCTGGACATGCGCGAAGTCCGTCGTCTCGCCGTTCGTCACGTACAGCACGTCGGACGACAGGCCGGGCTCGAAGCCGGGTATGGCCGGATCGTCGCGGTTGCCCGACAGCGCGTAGTAGATCGGGTCGTCGGCGGTCGGCGTCGCCGTCTGCCAGCCCTCGGCGTAGAGCAGGTACTGCCCGAACGAGTGCCAGTTGACCTGGAACTCGGGGTTCGCCCGATCGAGGAGCGACATCATCGCCTGCGTCTCGGGCTCGGACGCCGCGGACGGACCGCGGTACGTGTCGCTCGAGATCACCGACGACGAGCCCTCCTCGTCCCACGCGAAGTGCTCGGGGAAGTTGCGGTTCGGGTCGACGCCGTCGGCGCGGGTGATCTGGTTGTCGCCGTCGTTGTCGCGCAGGTTCTTGCGCCACAGCCGCTCGTGGTCGAACGTGTACTGGTAGCCGTCGGGGTTGGCGACGGGCACGAACCAGAACTCGTTGCTCCGCAGGAGGCTCCTCGTCTCCTTGTCCTTCGCGTCGTAGCCGTCGATGAACGAGTGCATCAGCCGCCGATTGACCTCGGTCGAGATCCACTCGCGCGCGTGCTGCGTCGAGCTGTACAGCACCGCCGGCCGCGCCCCGTCCGGCACGCCCCTCGCGCCCTGCGTGATCTTGAGGGCGATGATCTCGCGCCCTTGATACGTGTGGCCGAGCACGACGAGCTTCACGAGCTGAGGGTGGTCCTTGGCGAGCTGGTACAGCTCGTCACGGATGCCGCCGGGTTCGTCCCACGATCGCCAGACGTTGTAGCCCGACGCGGCCTGCTCCGTCGCCAGCTGCTTGGCCGACTTGCCGTCCTTGTTCTTCTTCACCTTGACGTCGAGGCCGCGGGCCTGGAGCCCCTTCGCCTCGCCCGCGGACAGCACGAGGTCGAGGCTCACGCCGGAGTCCGTGATCCTGCTGTCGGCGACGTCGAAGCCGCCCGCCGCGATCTCCGCCGCCTCGGTGCTGCTCACGTCGGCCGTGTACATGTCGAGCGCGCCGGCGTCATCGACGGCGGCGTTCGCGCCGACAGGTCCGAGCACCGAGAACGCCAATGCGAGTGCGGCGATGCCGAGGACGGGGCGAAGTGGAAACGATCGGGTTCCGGCCATGACGACTCCTTCGGCCCGTCTCCGGCCAGACATGCGTGACGACATCGTCGGGGTGCCTGTTGTTCGCCACGTCTCTGGTGCTCACTGCGGACCCTAGGGCTTAGCCTGCTGCGATCGGCGGCCGACTGTCAAGGAATCCGTGAGTCTTCCTCATGCGAGGCGCGTCGGGGAGGTCCTCAGACCCACTCGCGGCGCACAGCCTCCGCGCCGAGCTGGATGCGCGTGGTGACGCCGCCGCGGTCCATCAACTCGGCGACCCGCCGCTGCACGGTGCGCACCGAGATGCCGAGCTGCGCGCCCGCCGCGGCATCCGTCATCCCGAGGAGCAGGAGCTTCAACAGGTCGCGGTCGATCGCCTCGACCTCGCTCGCGAGCCCGCCGTCCTCGACGAGCCGGGTCGACGTACGCCAGTACTCCTCGAACATGGCGTTCACGAGGTCGAGCAGCCCGCTCGGATGCACCAGCAGGGCGCCCGACACCTTGCGGTCGCCGTGCGAGTACATGGGGAGGAGCGCGAGAATGCCGTCGGCGATGAACAGGCGGGTCGGGAGAGTCGGCAGCACGCGGATCTCCTCGCCCAGCGGCATCACCTCCCTCGCCTGGTCGAGGAACTTCGGACGTTCGAGCACGGATGCCTCGACGACGACCCGGTAGCGCACGCCGCGTGCGAGCGCCCGGTCCTCCTCGGTGTTCTCGCTGCCGTCGATGAGCGCCACCTCGCGCAGCACGAACGCGTCCACCCGTCGCTCGGCCGACGCCTGCAGCTGCCCCAGCCGCTGGCGCACCGCCTCGGGACCGAGCACGACGTCGACGACGTCGGGCACCTCCCGTTGCACCGCCCCCTGGCGGTAGAGCTCGCTGAGCTGCACGAGCGTCTCGTGCGCCTCGGTCAGCCGGCGCTCGCGTTCGAGCAGCAGCGGCCGCAGCGCGAGGGCCGGTGGCGAGGCGACGACGCGATCGGGGGCGGACGCCTGCCTGGCGAGCAGCCCGATGCGCTCGAGCTCGTCGACCACCGCCTGCACGCGCGCCACCGGCATCGCGGCACCCCGGGCGATCTCCCCGATGTCGGCCGACGGCGCCGCGAGCAGGAGTCGGTAGACGGACGTGTGCTCGTCGTCCAGTCCGATCGCGTCGAGCACGAGCGCCGCTCCCGTCGTCTGCGCCGTGGCGAATCGCGGCCATGGCATCTCTCCGCCACCACCATAGCCGTCGTCGTGTGACAGCGTGCTTGCAAGCCAGCAACACATGCGAGAGGTTCCCCCATGCCACAAAGCAGCCGGACTGCCGCGCAACGCCGCCGCCGTTCGATCGCCGCCGCCATCAGCGGCATCGCGATCGGCGTCGTCGGCGTCAGCGCCGCCGCACTCCCCGCGATCGCCGACCCGACCGACGGGGGAGGTGCACCGCCCGCGGCATCCGGCGCCTCCCCTGCCGCTGCCGCGGGCGGCACGCACACCGTGACCCTCATCACGGGCGACCGCGTGAAGGTGACCGACCTCCCCGACGGCACGCACACCGTCGACGTCGAGACCGCCGTGCCGGGCGCGGCGGTGCAGACCGTCGAGGTCGACGGCGACCTCAACGTGCTGCCGCAGTCCGCGATGCCGTATCTCGCCGCCGGCGTCGTCGATCGCGACCTCTTCAACGTCTCGCAGCTCATCGAGTACGGCTACGACGACGCGTCGGTCAGCGCGA
This DNA window, taken from Agromyces sp. 3263, encodes the following:
- a CDS encoding M14 family zinc carboxypeptidase, producing MAGTRSFPLRPVLGIAALALAFSVLGPVGANAAVDDAGALDMYTADVSSTEAAEIAAGGFDVADSRITDSGVSLDLVLSAGEAKGLQARGLDVKVKKNKDGKSAKQLATEQAASGYNVWRSWDEPGGIRDELYQLAKDHPQLVKLVVLGHTYQGREIIALKITQGARGVPDGARPAVLYSSTQHAREWISTEVNRRLMHSFIDGYDAKDKETRSLLRSNEFWFVPVANPDGYQYTFDHERLWRKNLRDNDGDNQITRADGVDPNRNFPEHFAWDEEGSSSVISSDTYRGPSAASEPETQAMMSLLDRANPEFQVNWHSFGQYLLYAEGWQTATPTADDPIYYALSGNRDDPAIPGFEPGLSSDVLYVTNGETTDFAHVQDGTLAWTPELGQGDEEGGFVFPDDEAQVQAEFERALPFALDVAKSAADPDDPVSHLGIDTKPFYLKSDDTYKYGLPLANYTFDYSYGDPQEVRVIAKRSLGDVTVKYSINGAPAVSAGTEEWNGGDRYGGRTDVYYHVVSGVVTGTQPGDSVEVWFEGGGETSESFTYQAVEESTDDVLIVANEDYTGASPVQGVTAPKYLSYYEDALAADGVGYDVYDVDARGRIASDNLGVLSHYDAVIWYTGDDVITRTAGWAGGNATRAAMDQILEVRDFLNEGGKVLYTGQYAGTQFSSNTEQLYDPTAADEQCTASDEVLVRCRLLGGSPSSDHTNDTLQYWLGAYLAVDSAGNADEGLLDVLGVDTPFTGLDWGFNGADSAANQDHSNSFITTSGILDPATYPQFESWVSARWDREGGPFEPHTGDAYAYSQIADVSYKRLTRTIDVPAGGASLSFWTSYDTEADWDHLIVEARTPGQDDWTTLPSEHTTTSTGESCPAGWRELHPQLDHYQTVIDDTACESSGTTGTWNAASGNSGGWQQWNVDLSAYQAQGQVEVSISYVSDWATQGLGVFVDDIVVSTGQGTTSFENGDTGGWEVTGPPPGSAPNPNDFIITTAAGFPEAAVVATPHSLLSGFGFEGITDAALRAEWMGRALDHLLG
- a CDS encoding helix-turn-helix domain-containing protein; translation: MPWPRFATAQTTGAALVLDAIGLDDEHTSVYRLLLAAPSADIGEIARGAAMPVARVQAVVDELERIGLLARQASAPDRVVASPPALALRPLLLERERRLTEAHETLVQLSELYRQGAVQREVPDVVDVVLGPEAVRQRLGQLQASAERRVDAFVLREVALIDGSENTEEDRALARGVRYRVVVEASVLERPKFLDQAREVMPLGEEIRVLPTLPTRLFIADGILALLPMYSHGDRKVSGALLVHPSGLLDLVNAMFEEYWRTSTRLVEDGGLASEVEAIDRDLLKLLLLGMTDAAAGAQLGISVRTVQRRVAELMDRGGVTTRIQLGAEAVRREWV